One region of Pyramidobacter sp. YE332 genomic DNA includes:
- a CDS encoding M18 family aminopeptidase: MKNDVSRRLIDFLDGSPTCYQAIENLSSRLREKGYAPLRESERWALARGGKYFVTRGESSLIAFRLPAGELRGFMLTASHSDSPTFKLRQNAEVPSAGNTVRLSVEGYGGAIMRSWLDKPLSVAGRVFVKEGAGLASKLIDIDRDLLVIPSLAIHMNREMNKGVELKANVDMLPLFSAAGEEGAFRRLVAEAAGVGADEIVSTELFLYPRTPGTLVGLNEEFIASPRLDDLECVFCCYNGFVESESEPSASAPLFCVFNNEEVGSGSRQGANSTFLEDTVGRICGSLGMSADERGAAVADSFMISADNAHAIHPAHSEYADGNEFPVLNGGVVIKYNAAQKYTTDGLSGAVFTRLCELAGVPVQRYSNRADLPGGSTLGNISGSHLSVPTVDIGLPQLAMHSCYEIAGVKDAEYLIAAARAFYGKSFRHGADGRIALE; encoded by the coding sequence ATGAAAAACGACGTTTCGCGGCGGCTGATCGACTTTCTCGACGGCAGTCCCACGTGCTACCAGGCGATCGAAAATCTTTCTTCCCGACTGCGGGAAAAGGGCTACGCGCCGCTTCGCGAGTCCGAACGCTGGGCGCTCGCGCGCGGCGGCAAATATTTCGTAACGCGGGGCGAATCGTCGCTGATCGCGTTCCGGCTCCCCGCGGGCGAGCTGCGCGGCTTCATGCTGACGGCCTCGCACAGCGACTCGCCGACGTTCAAGCTGCGCCAGAACGCCGAAGTCCCTTCCGCGGGCAATACGGTGCGCCTCAGCGTCGAGGGGTACGGCGGGGCCATCATGCGCTCGTGGCTCGACAAACCGCTGTCCGTGGCCGGACGCGTCTTCGTCAAGGAGGGCGCGGGGCTTGCCTCCAAACTGATCGACATCGACCGCGACCTGCTCGTCATCCCCAGCCTGGCCATCCACATGAACCGGGAGATGAACAAGGGCGTCGAGCTCAAGGCCAACGTCGACATGCTGCCGCTGTTTTCCGCGGCGGGCGAGGAGGGCGCGTTCCGCCGTCTGGTCGCCGAAGCCGCGGGCGTCGGCGCGGACGAGATCGTTTCGACGGAGCTGTTCCTTTATCCGCGCACGCCCGGCACGCTGGTAGGTTTGAACGAAGAGTTCATCGCCTCGCCGCGGCTCGACGACCTCGAATGCGTGTTCTGCTGCTATAACGGTTTTGTCGAGAGCGAAAGCGAACCGTCCGCCTCGGCGCCGCTGTTCTGCGTCTTCAACAACGAAGAGGTGGGCAGCGGCAGCCGCCAGGGCGCCAATTCCACATTTTTGGAAGACACCGTCGGCCGCATCTGCGGAAGCCTGGGCATGAGCGCCGACGAGCGCGGCGCGGCCGTCGCCGACAGCTTTATGATTTCCGCCGACAACGCCCACGCGATCCATCCCGCGCATTCCGAATACGCCGACGGCAACGAGTTCCCGGTGTTGAACGGCGGCGTCGTCATCAAATACAACGCCGCGCAGAAGTACACGACCGACGGCCTTTCCGGCGCGGTCTTCACGCGGCTGTGCGAACTGGCCGGCGTGCCGGTGCAGCGCTACAGCAACCGCGCCGACCTGCCGGGCGGCTCGACGCTGGGCAACATCAGCGGCTCGCACCTGTCGGTGCCGACGGTCGACATCGGCCTGCCGCAGCTGGCCATGCACAGCTGCTATGAAATCGCCGGCGTCAAGGACGCCGAATACCTGATCGCCGCTGCGCGCGCGTTCTACGGCAAAAGCTTCCGCCACGGCGCGGACGGGCGGATCGCGCTGGAATGA
- a CDS encoding efflux RND transporter periplasmic adaptor subunit, translating to MKKRFCLIPLLALTLSPLRPAPIAAAPAGPAYVRIKVLRADATIREGFTQNTSLEALQRVVLYPRVTGRLERLTVAKGAVVKKGQQIAVLAHAEQDAQIAAARAAVARTRAEWANAQIELQRYQRLKKEGFSTQQLLDSKDTAYRSARAQYDAARSDLDRLTVTRDEYIITASIDGTVLNDYALAPGAMLSPNTPVAELADLSVIKATFRVPEKRFYSVHPGMSVLLSLDALPREEFRAQIVAVDDYIDPQSRTASVEAQLENAAAGDKLRPGMFGRAFVVEREAVGAFVVPTSALRLDRTADPENNELVLHEHGTAKVVKVKTGISQGVDVQILAGLKDGDEVIVFGGNALKDGDPVRLMQ from the coding sequence ATGAAAAAACGTTTCTGCCTGATACCGCTGCTGGCGCTGACACTGTCGCCTCTTCGGCCGGCCCCGATCGCGGCGGCCCCCGCCGGGCCGGCCTATGTGCGGATCAAAGTGCTGCGCGCCGACGCGACGATCCGCGAAGGCTTCACGCAAAACACCTCGCTCGAGGCGCTGCAGCGCGTCGTCCTCTATCCGCGCGTCACGGGACGGCTGGAAAGACTGACCGTCGCCAAAGGCGCCGTCGTCAAAAAAGGACAGCAGATCGCCGTCCTCGCCCACGCCGAACAGGACGCCCAGATCGCCGCGGCCCGGGCCGCCGTCGCCCGCACCCGCGCCGAATGGGCCAACGCGCAGATCGAGCTGCAGCGGTACCAGCGTTTGAAAAAAGAGGGTTTCAGCACGCAGCAGCTGCTCGACAGCAAAGACACGGCCTATCGAAGCGCCCGCGCGCAATACGACGCCGCCAGATCCGATCTGGACCGCCTCACGGTCACCCGCGACGAATACATCATCACCGCTTCGATCGACGGCACCGTGCTGAACGACTATGCCCTCGCTCCCGGCGCCATGCTCTCCCCCAACACGCCCGTGGCGGAGCTGGCAGACCTGAGCGTTATCAAGGCGACCTTCCGCGTGCCGGAAAAGCGCTTTTACTCCGTCCATCCGGGCATGTCGGTGCTTCTCTCTCTCGACGCGCTCCCCAGGGAAGAGTTCAGGGCGCAGATCGTCGCAGTGGACGATTACATCGATCCGCAATCCCGCACCGCTTCCGTGGAAGCGCAGCTGGAGAACGCCGCGGCGGGCGACAAACTTCGCCCCGGCATGTTCGGGCGCGCCTTCGTCGTGGAACGGGAAGCCGTCGGCGCGTTCGTCGTGCCGACAAGCGCGCTGCGCCTCGACCGCACCGCCGATCCGGAAAACAATGAACTGGTGCTGCACGAGCATGGAACGGCGAAAGTCGTCAAGGTCAAAACCGGCATCTCGCAGGGAGTCGACGTGCAAATCCTGGCGGGCCTGAAAGACGGCGACGAAGTGATCGTCTTCGGCGGCAACGCCCTCAAAGACGGCGATCCCGTCAGGCTGATGCAATAG
- a CDS encoding TolC family protein, whose protein sequence is MKRIMRAVLLAGALLCPAGLRAQDLSIGEAIVTALEQSPTLNSRRQELNKAKGGVVQARGNFLPRLSLTGQYSDNRSPTVIGTSRTDSVSAGIALTQNLYAGGRHAAQRRQAQATLSQAELGVREAEEALAVNVYDAFYGVILAREKVAAAQDAVETSRTHVREVRQMLGVGLANQLEVIRAEQKLSANEAALASSRGAFDAERITLLNLMGLAPSSALLPKGTLELADPRGTAQQSVALAQKQRADVAMLEKQIAIQSEQIKIVRGAMKPSFDLSAAADYSDPYRNQDAGDDSWKATLTLEIPLYDRGQTRGEVMKAKAVQEQNKQALRQKELDVLSEIELAWVEIGDSAVQVEAHRKSLALARETLRLSQVGYREGVTPQLDLLEAQSNLTAARKDYSQSLFDHLMKVVALKRAEGALIPWTLEGKKR, encoded by the coding sequence ATGAAACGGATCATGCGGGCGGTTCTTCTTGCGGGCGCTCTCCTCTGCCCCGCCGGGCTGCGCGCTCAGGACCTCTCGATCGGCGAAGCGATCGTCACGGCCTTGGAACAGAGCCCGACTCTCAACTCCCGGCGGCAGGAGCTCAACAAAGCCAAAGGCGGCGTCGTGCAGGCCCGGGGAAATTTTTTGCCGCGATTGAGCCTGACCGGCCAATACAGCGACAACCGTTCCCCCACCGTCATCGGCACTTCGCGGACCGACAGCGTCAGCGCCGGCATCGCGTTGACGCAGAACCTTTACGCCGGCGGCAGGCACGCGGCCCAGCGGCGTCAGGCGCAGGCGACGCTGTCGCAGGCGGAACTCGGCGTGCGGGAAGCGGAAGAGGCGTTGGCCGTGAACGTTTACGACGCCTTTTACGGCGTCATCCTCGCGCGCGAGAAAGTGGCCGCGGCGCAGGACGCCGTGGAGACTTCCCGCACGCACGTGCGGGAAGTCCGGCAAATGCTCGGGGTCGGCCTGGCCAATCAGCTCGAAGTCATCCGCGCCGAACAGAAGCTCAGCGCCAACGAGGCGGCGCTGGCTTCCAGCCGCGGCGCCTTCGACGCTGAGCGCATCACGTTGCTGAACCTGATGGGGCTGGCGCCTTCCAGCGCGCTGCTCCCCAAGGGGACCCTCGAACTCGCCGATCCCCGGGGCACGGCGCAGCAGTCCGTCGCGCTGGCTCAAAAGCAGCGCGCCGACGTCGCCATGCTGGAAAAACAGATCGCGATCCAGTCGGAACAGATCAAGATCGTCCGCGGCGCCATGAAGCCAAGTTTCGATCTGAGCGCGGCCGCCGACTACTCCGATCCATATCGTAACCAGGACGCCGGCGACGACTCATGGAAAGCGACGCTCACCCTCGAGATCCCGCTCTACGACCGCGGGCAGACCCGCGGCGAAGTCATGAAGGCGAAGGCCGTTCAGGAGCAGAACAAACAGGCGCTGCGGCAGAAAGAACTGGACGTCCTCTCGGAGATCGAGCTGGCCTGGGTCGAGATCGGCGACAGCGCCGTTCAAGTCGAAGCGCATCGCAAGTCGCTGGCATTGGCCCGGGAGACGCTGCGCCTCTCCCAGGTCGGTTACCGCGAAGGCGTGACGCCGCAGCTCGACCTGCTGGAAGCCCAATCCAACCTGACGGCGGCGCGCAAGGATTACAGCCAGTCGCTCTTCGACCATTTGATGAAAGTCGTCGCGTTGAAACGTGCCGAGGGAGCCTTGATTCCCTGGACGCTGGAAGGGAAAAAACGATGA
- a CDS encoding efflux RND transporter permease subunit translates to MKIVESSMRRPVGVIIGTLALIVFGLYGLYQIGIERMPNVDIPVVMVRTTLEGASPAIVDNDVTDVLEARINTIEGIKNISSSSYEGRSFIIVEFVLERDIDNAAADVRGKASMVQSSLPDDAKSPQTDKFNMDDRPVMFIAVESTGQTSRRDLSRFVDKVALERLQTVQGVGGAESGGFQERQIRVWVDPYKLESRNLTALEVKNAIQNKHVELPAGRVETGAQEYGIRLNGEYASVEELANLPIKNVNGAVIRLRDIARIEDGFEDVRNVALYNGKDSILIFIRKQRGANEVDLAAGVKKRLEELNGIAPPGVTLKVVQDNSVYILNSMHGVRDDIIMGILLTSLIMFLFLRTFRATIVTVITIPVCLLGSIIVLWGMGFTLNNMSAMGLSLAVGMVVDATTVVIENVQRHREMGKTAMRAALDGTSEVGASVIAGAATTIAVFLPVALMPGMIGRFFSSFGTTVTVTIAISLLLSVTLTPFLCANLLGRMKKPVRWQNWMEKPLIWLERGYSRVLKAAVRHRLSTLAIAVGAFTAGIFIAGKLGSEFFPNEDQGRFNISVEMAADASIESTLAFMKELSETVQQDPRVLYTYGNAGGGAGSAVYKGTLHVHLVDRKLRPSSGAIMREWREKLAAYKDVDIKLGNWGGSDLTLVIQGPTTEELAKLGDEIKADLQREKRGLADIVTDLQMNKPRINLELNRALADDLGVNVRTLSSELDAWFGGTTAGTFNDEGYRYDIRIRADEPGRNTPDKVLNTLVRTNGGDLIRADGLVTPVMDMAPNVIKRYNRQRSIQIQANTEGISPGEGIQIMEEVFRRHAPQNGLFTMTPAGDSENMRESFGYIVTGIVFAVVLVYMVMAVQFESFLHPLTVMFSLPLMTSGAFGFLYLMGLRLSVMSLMGIILLIGIVVNNAIMLVDFANKERAKGLDKVTAMLNAGPLRLRAILMTTTSTMIGTLPIALGLSLGGEVRQPMSAAVIGGLFTSTLLTLLVIPVVYLSMDDFADFVKGKLHRAKAVRRGRRMKKAAFSQTKGA, encoded by the coding sequence ATGAAAATTGTCGAAAGTTCGATGCGCAGGCCTGTCGGCGTGATTATCGGCACTCTGGCGCTGATCGTCTTTGGACTGTACGGCCTGTATCAGATCGGCATCGAGCGGATGCCGAACGTCGATATCCCCGTCGTCATGGTTCGCACGACGCTCGAGGGCGCCAGTCCCGCCATCGTCGACAACGACGTGACCGACGTCCTGGAAGCGCGCATCAACACCATCGAGGGCATCAAAAACATCTCGTCGAGCAGTTACGAGGGACGCTCCTTCATCATCGTCGAGTTCGTCCTCGAGCGCGATATCGACAACGCCGCCGCCGACGTCCGCGGCAAGGCCAGCATGGTGCAGAGCAGTCTTCCCGACGACGCCAAAAGCCCGCAGACCGACAAGTTCAACATGGACGACCGTCCCGTCATGTTCATTGCCGTCGAAAGCACCGGTCAAACCAGCAGACGCGACCTTTCCCGGTTCGTCGACAAAGTCGCCCTCGAACGTCTGCAGACGGTCCAGGGCGTCGGCGGCGCCGAAAGCGGCGGCTTTCAGGAACGCCAGATCCGCGTCTGGGTCGATCCGTACAAACTGGAGTCGCGCAATCTGACGGCCCTTGAAGTGAAGAACGCCATTCAAAACAAGCACGTAGAGCTTCCCGCCGGACGGGTCGAGACCGGCGCGCAGGAGTACGGGATCCGCCTCAACGGAGAATATGCCAGCGTCGAAGAGCTGGCCAACCTGCCGATCAAAAACGTCAACGGCGCCGTGATCCGCCTCCGCGACATCGCCCGCATCGAAGACGGCTTTGAAGACGTCAGGAACGTCGCCCTCTACAACGGCAAGGATTCCATCTTGATTTTCATCCGCAAGCAGCGAGGCGCCAACGAGGTCGATCTTGCCGCAGGCGTGAAAAAACGCCTCGAAGAGCTGAACGGCATCGCGCCTCCCGGCGTGACGCTGAAAGTCGTTCAGGACAACTCCGTCTACATTCTCAACTCCATGCACGGCGTGCGCGACGACATCATTATGGGGATCCTGCTGACCTCTCTGATTATGTTCCTGTTCCTGCGCACTTTCAGGGCGACCATCGTCACGGTCATCACGATCCCCGTCTGCCTTCTGGGAAGTATCATCGTCCTCTGGGGCATGGGATTCACCCTGAACAACATGAGCGCCATGGGACTGTCGCTGGCCGTCGGCATGGTCGTCGACGCGACCACCGTCGTGATCGAGAACGTGCAGCGCCACCGCGAGATGGGCAAGACGGCCATGCGGGCGGCGCTCGACGGCACGAGCGAAGTGGGCGCTTCGGTCATTGCCGGCGCCGCGACGACGATCGCCGTGTTCCTGCCCGTCGCGCTGATGCCCGGCATGATCGGACGTTTCTTCAGTTCCTTCGGCACCACGGTGACGGTGACGATCGCCATCTCCCTGCTCCTTTCGGTGACGCTGACGCCGTTTCTGTGCGCCAACCTGCTCGGACGCATGAAAAAGCCGGTCCGCTGGCAGAACTGGATGGAGAAACCGCTGATCTGGCTCGAGCGCGGTTACAGCCGCGTCCTGAAAGCCGCGGTCCGCCACCGTCTCTCGACGCTGGCGATCGCCGTCGGCGCTTTCACCGCAGGCATTTTCATCGCCGGGAAGCTGGGCAGCGAATTCTTCCCCAACGAAGACCAGGGGCGCTTCAACATCAGCGTGGAAATGGCGGCCGACGCTTCGATCGAGAGCACGCTCGCCTTCATGAAGGAGCTTTCCGAAACGGTCCAGCAGGATCCGCGGGTTTTGTATACCTACGGCAACGCCGGCGGCGGCGCCGGTTCGGCCGTGTACAAGGGGACGCTACACGTCCATCTCGTCGACCGCAAGCTCAGGCCCTCGTCCGGCGCGATCATGCGCGAATGGCGCGAGAAGCTCGCCGCGTACAAGGACGTCGACATCAAGCTCGGCAACTGGGGCGGCAGCGATCTGACGCTGGTCATCCAGGGGCCGACCACCGAAGAGCTGGCCAAGCTCGGCGACGAGATCAAGGCCGACCTGCAGCGCGAAAAGCGCGGCCTCGCCGACATCGTCACCGACCTGCAGATGAACAAGCCGCGCATCAACCTCGAGCTCAACCGCGCCCTGGCGGACGACCTCGGCGTCAACGTGAGGACGCTTTCGTCCGAGCTCGACGCCTGGTTCGGCGGCACGACTGCCGGCACGTTCAACGACGAAGGATACCGCTACGACATCCGCATCCGCGCCGACGAACCCGGACGCAACACGCCGGATAAAGTGCTCAACACGCTCGTGCGCACGAACGGCGGCGACCTGATCCGCGCCGACGGTCTGGTCACGCCCGTCATGGATATGGCCCCGAACGTCATCAAGCGCTACAACCGGCAGCGCTCCATCCAGATCCAGGCCAATACCGAAGGGATCTCGCCCGGCGAAGGCATTCAGATCATGGAAGAGGTCTTCCGCCGCCACGCCCCGCAGAACGGGCTCTTCACGATGACGCCGGCCGGGGATTCCGAGAACATGCGGGAGAGCTTCGGTTATATCGTCACGGGCATCGTTTTCGCCGTCGTGCTCGTGTACATGGTCATGGCCGTGCAGTTCGAATCGTTCCTGCACCCGCTGACGGTGATGTTCTCCCTGCCGCTCATGACCAGCGGCGCGTTCGGCTTCCTCTACCTGATGGGGCTGCGGCTGAGCGTCATGAGCCTGATGGGGATCATCCTTCTGATCGGCATCGTCGTCAACAACGCCATCATGCTCGTCGATTTCGCCAACAAGGAACGCGCCAAGGGCCTGGACAAGGTCACGGCGATGCTGAACGCCGGACCGCTGCGCCTGCGGGCCATCCTGATGACGACGACCTCGACGATGATCGGCACGCTGCCGATCGCCCTTGGCCTCAGCCTTGGCGGCGAAGTGCGCCAGCCCATGTCCGCGGCCGTGATCGGCGGCCTTTTCACCTCCACGCTGCTGACATTGCTCGTCATCCCCGTCGTGTATCTGTCGATGGACGATTTCGCCGATTTCGTCAAGGGCAAACTCCATCGCGCCAAGGCCGTGCGCCGCGGACGCCGGATGAAAAAGGCGGCGTTCTCGCAGACGAAAGGAGCGTAA
- a CDS encoding TIGR01212 family radical SAM protein (This family includes YhcC from E. coli K-12, an uncharacterized radical SAM protein.), with translation MKHLLRWSAVLRRQFGERVQKVSLDIGAGCPHRQGLRGGGCIFCDERGGGSGAFIQGISLREQVRRGIAGAWKHYGTRSIILYFQSYSATNLPLERFASALNEARDAAAALGANVRAISVSTRPDLLPEPVLNYLQELAENCQIWLELGVQTTDPQGLRWLRRGHGLDVVEQALARLSKTRVQTCAHLIAGIPGEREDQLTRSALWLAERGVQALKFHPLYVLRGTPLETLYAAGRFEPLSRKGYVGRLVEALWKLPDGIVLQRLTAGVRPAQLVAPQWILDKESLERQIAARFIFMPPRQNSVR, from the coding sequence ATGAAGCACCTGTTACGATGGTCGGCCGTCCTGCGGCGGCAATTCGGCGAACGGGTCCAGAAAGTTTCCCTGGATATCGGCGCCGGCTGCCCGCATCGCCAGGGACTGCGCGGCGGCGGCTGCATTTTCTGCGACGAAAGGGGAGGCGGCAGCGGCGCCTTCATTCAGGGCATATCCCTGCGGGAACAGGTCAGAAGAGGGATCGCCGGAGCCTGGAAACATTACGGCACTCGTTCCATCATCCTGTACTTTCAGAGCTATTCGGCGACCAATCTGCCGCTGGAACGGTTCGCGTCGGCGCTCAACGAAGCTCGCGACGCCGCGGCCGCTTTGGGAGCGAACGTGCGCGCCATTTCCGTGAGCACGCGCCCCGACCTGCTCCCCGAGCCGGTCCTCAATTATCTGCAGGAGCTGGCGGAAAACTGCCAGATCTGGCTGGAGCTCGGCGTGCAGACCACGGACCCGCAAGGATTGCGGTGGCTGCGCCGCGGGCATGGATTGGACGTCGTGGAGCAGGCTCTTGCCCGGCTGAGCAAAACGCGCGTGCAAACTTGCGCGCACCTGATCGCGGGCATCCCGGGTGAACGGGAAGATCAGCTGACGCGGTCGGCTCTGTGGCTTGCGGAAAGGGGAGTGCAGGCGCTCAAATTCCACCCGCTGTATGTGCTGCGCGGGACGCCGCTTGAAACTCTGTACGCGGCGGGGCGATTCGAGCCGCTGAGCCGGAAAGGATACGTCGGGCGTCTCGTCGAAGCTCTTTGGAAATTGCCCGACGGGATCGTCCTGCAAAGGCTGACGGCGGGCGTGAGACCGGCGCAGCTGGTCGCGCCGCAGTGGATCTTGGACAAAGAATCGTTGGAACGGCAGATCGCCGCGCGTTTCATTTTCATGCCGCCTCGTCAGAACTCCGTCCGATGA
- a CDS encoding NAD(P)-dependent oxidoreductase, with translation MTVIEPEGPEAWFAALREIAAVEFVNPDGPVRPEEIDEILARSAAVVITSATAISNDQLLAATGLKLIAKCGGPPSNIDVGYAARCGVAVSCVPGANTTTIAEYTVMLIIAALRRFDLQLPVIRRGGWRSSDSLLGHDLRGATVGIVGLGAIGREVLDRLVPFGCRLLVYSPHARDGRPDDGRFSFVETLEEMLPQCDAVTLHCRVNEATRGFFDERLFEMMKPGSVFVNTARGALVDEAALARALENGPLSAAAVDVFQVEPPQSGNPLLRCGSALLTPHSAGWTAEALRRECRGAVDSVLAFFANRTIPGLLNEDYIRHLR, from the coding sequence GTGACAGTCATCGAACCGGAAGGACCGGAAGCATGGTTCGCCGCGCTGCGCGAGATCGCCGCGGTCGAATTTGTCAATCCCGACGGTCCCGTGCGGCCCGAGGAGATCGACGAGATCCTTGCCCGTTCCGCGGCGGTCGTGATTACCTCCGCGACGGCGATATCCAACGATCAGCTGCTGGCGGCGACCGGACTCAAGCTCATCGCCAAGTGCGGCGGCCCGCCTTCCAATATCGACGTCGGATATGCCGCCCGCTGCGGCGTCGCCGTCTCATGCGTCCCCGGCGCCAACACGACGACGATCGCCGAATATACCGTCATGCTGATCATCGCCGCGCTGCGGCGCTTCGACCTGCAGCTGCCGGTCATCCGCCGGGGCGGCTGGCGCAGCTCCGACTCTTTGCTGGGACATGACCTGCGCGGTGCCACGGTCGGGATCGTCGGGCTGGGGGCGATCGGCCGCGAAGTCCTCGACCGGCTCGTCCCCTTCGGCTGCCGTCTGCTCGTCTACTCCCCTCATGCCCGGGACGGGCGCCCGGACGACGGCCGGTTCTCTTTCGTCGAGACTTTGGAAGAGATGCTGCCTCAGTGCGACGCCGTGACCCTTCACTGCCGGGTGAACGAAGCCACGCGGGGATTTTTCGACGAGCGACTCTTCGAAATGATGAAGCCCGGCTCCGTCTTCGTCAACACGGCCCGCGGCGCGCTCGTCGACGAAGCGGCGCTCGCCCGGGCGCTCGAAAACGGCCCCTTGTCCGCCGCGGCCGTCGACGTCTTTCAGGTCGAACCGCCGCAGTCCGGAAATCCGCTTCTTCGCTGCGGCAGCGCCCTGCTCACGCCCCACTCCGCCGGCTGGACTGCCGAAGCTCTGCGGCGCGAGTGCCGCGGCGCCGTCGATTCCGTCCTGGCGTTCTTCGCCAACAGGACGATCCCCGGCCTGCTGAACGAAGACTATATTCGGCATCTCCGTTAA
- the tpiA gene encoding triose-phosphate isomerase produces the protein MRRKPAFRVNAMPGSGLFDNQRCRKARSGMKRIFLFGNWKMNQSLHAINDFAAESAAFFSERPGLNAETEICVFPPFVLIPEAVKNFTNLGINVGAQNASDHGEGAYTGEVAPSMLKEAGCRYVIVGHSERRHIYGESSELVNKKALNCLASALIPVLCVGETLEQRDAGRTAAVISDQLQKGVKDFPAGAAYIVAYEPVWAIGTGRAASAEDAEKVCRLIKDSVRVPVLYGGSVKPSNAAELFSRPSIDGGLIGGASLKARDFFAILKNFRAAEL, from the coding sequence ATGCGACGGAAGCCTGCTTTTCGAGTGAATGCCATGCCGGGAAGCGGGCTTTTTGACAACCAACGGTGCAGAAAAGCGAGGTCAGGCATGAAAAGAATTTTCCTGTTCGGTAATTGGAAAATGAACCAGAGCCTTCACGCCATAAATGATTTTGCCGCCGAGAGCGCCGCTTTCTTTTCGGAGCGGCCGGGCTTGAACGCCGAAACGGAGATTTGCGTTTTTCCTCCTTTCGTCCTCATCCCCGAAGCGGTGAAAAACTTCACGAACCTCGGCATCAACGTGGGGGCGCAAAACGCCAGCGACCACGGCGAAGGCGCTTATACCGGCGAGGTCGCGCCGTCGATGCTGAAGGAAGCCGGCTGTCGGTACGTGATCGTCGGGCACAGCGAGCGCCGTCATATCTATGGCGAATCTTCGGAGCTGGTCAACAAAAAAGCGCTGAATTGCCTGGCGTCCGCTTTGATCCCGGTGCTGTGCGTCGGCGAAACGCTCGAACAGCGCGACGCCGGGCGAACGGCCGCCGTCATTTCCGATCAGCTTCAAAAAGGCGTGAAAGACTTTCCCGCCGGCGCGGCGTATATCGTCGCTTACGAACCGGTCTGGGCCATCGGCACCGGCCGCGCGGCCAGCGCCGAAGACGCGGAAAAAGTCTGCCGCCTCATCAAAGATTCGGTTCGCGTTCCGGTCCTGTACGGCGGCTCGGTCAAACCGTCGAACGCGGCGGAACTCTTCAGCCGGCCGTCGATCGACGGCGGCCTGATCGGCGGCGCTTCATTGAAAGCGCGCGATTTTTTCGCGATCCTGAAAAATTTCCGCGCCGCCGAGCTCTGA